In one Lachnospiraceae bacterium GAM79 genomic region, the following are encoded:
- a CDS encoding cell division protein ZapA, whose product MSQKNDIPVVINNKVYTLSGFESEEYLQNVASYINGKIQECQSSESYRRFNAEYQSVLLALNIADDYFKAKLQVNQMLTEDDDKDKQIYDLRHEVIETQIKYESAQKMIDEYKEKVNALQREIIKLEAENNVK is encoded by the coding sequence ATGTCACAGAAAAATGATATCCCGGTGGTTATTAACAATAAAGTGTATACATTGAGCGGATTTGAAAGTGAAGAATATCTCCAGAATGTAGCGTCTTATATCAATGGTAAGATTCAGGAGTGTCAGTCTTCCGAAAGTTATCGCCGTTTTAATGCGGAATATCAGAGCGTATTACTTGCACTTAATATCGCAGATGATTATTTCAAGGCAAAGCTTCAGGTGAATCAGATGCTGACGGAGGATGATGACAAGGACAAGCAGATCTATGATCTCAGACATGAAGTGATCGAAACACAGATTAAGTATGAATCTGCGCAAAAGATGATTGACGAATACAAAGAAAAAGTCAACGCTTTACAGAGAGAAATAATTAAGTTGGAAGCAGAAAATAATGTTAAATAG